The Hordeum vulgare subsp. vulgare chromosome 7H, MorexV3_pseudomolecules_assembly, whole genome shotgun sequence DNA window TGACGAAATGGAAGTGAATCAACATTCATCAGAATTTTGGCGCTCGTTGCTATTCCCTTTAAATCAAACCGTGAGCATCGACATATAGCACAAGCAATTTGTATAATATCCATTCATCATAGTAAAACATCACGTGAGCACAAACATAGAACAAGAAATGAATTGAAGTCATTTAAAACAAATGAACATATATAGCAGAAGCACCGAATTCAAGCAATCGAGGGCAGCGGTGTGTAGATGGCCGATGAGCCATTGGTGCGGGTGGAGGCACGCCGTCGGATGGGTATGTGGAGATGGTTGGAGGTTGCCGATTCGTTGGTGCTGGCGGAGGCGCACCGGCGGAGAGGGGTCAATGGAGAGGGCCGAGGAGCAGGGGGTGGCCGAGGGCGCGTGGACCGCCGTTGGTTGGAGGGGGAAGATGGATGAGGGGGGAGTGGCGGAGCGTGTCGGGGCCGCGGCAGCGATGCCGGCGGTGCGCATTGCCAGTGCATGCAGCTGGCGATGGCGTACGGTGTCGatgcttgtgggggcccacggATCATGGTGACGTTACATGGAGGGGGGGTTGGTTGTGTGGGGAGTTCAGTGCCTTGATTTGGGTGGGTGGGGATTAGGCGGTGCGGCCAACCGCGCGGACATATTTTTTGTCCAATCCCGTATGCAAATTTGATTTTTTTGTTGCAGTGGTGGGTGTTGCCCAACGCCCACCACAAGTGGTTGACTCACAAGTGGCGAGCGCTAAGCATCACCCAACACACCTATGTTCTGCCAAAACTGAGCACCCGACAAAGATAACTAGTATCGGTTTCCTATCAGCACTCGCCACTGCTCTGCCATCTACGTGTGGCGGGATCTAGGTTATACCCGTCATTGGATTACTCAAAGAAGTCCCGCCCAGGAGATAATACCTATGACGGGTAACTAAACATGCTCGCCACTGTTACGCTCTTAGTTATGGCGATTGGTTTTTGTTACTCGCCACTGGTCGCTTTCAAAAATAGTTTTCGCAGCTAGCATAGTGCGCCCGCCACTAGTTGGGCTCCACATATAAGCCCTTTCCTAGTAGGGGGAGTGCCAAGTAGTTGAAAAGGACTCATCATGGATTTGTTTGCTTGACTGGATCTTTAGGTCCTATTATGGTAAGATGTTTGAATATGATAAATACTTGAGTGATTGGGGACATGTATATTATATCATGAGTATTAGTTGGTATTACATGAAAACATTAGTGCATGAAAATCAATAGTAATTTTGTCTACACATTTTGATGTTACTTACTTGTTATCAATTATAatattattgttttgaatcactTATCATAAACGTAGTGCCTATGTGAAATTATGCCATGATCATAGTCATAAATATTGCAATCCTTTTAATTGcccgactgtaatttgtttaccataTCACCTGTCTGTTTTCGAGAGAGTTGTCACTAGTGAACCTATGACTCCCAAGTCTATTGTCAATCAATATAAACTTCTACTCCCTTCGGTCGTTTTTACTCTGCATATAAGATCCGTCAGAAGTCAAACTACCTAAATTTGACCAACATTTACAATACAAAATCAGTATCATTAGATTTGCCATGCATTCAATTTTTATATTGTATACCATTAGCATTGTAGATGTTGATATATTTTCATATAAATATGGTCAAACTTTTCAAAGTTTGACTTCACTCAATTCTTACATAATTGCTTCTTTGTTTGCCTCTTGTTATTTGCTGTTTCACTATATATCActaatttttttttgcttttaagTTTGTAAGTAGCGATACAAGGGACTTGACAACCCGCTTGCTACGTTGGATGcaactattttattttgtttgtgtgCGCGTGCTGCTTATCTTGTAGCTTGAACTCCTACTAATTTGATTATTAACTGAGGAAATTTTTTGCTGCTATTTATATCATCTTTTCTGTTTGAGAAAATACAATAACTCACGCGGGAGTAGCGCTAGCAAAAATCAACCACTATGgtcctctcttttctctctctcctcttaaCCATACACCACACATCACACACATAAGTCTAACCAAAAGCAATTATATCCCCACCCCTATCTCTTCTCCCAACCAGATAAATGAGGATTAATTTATGAATAACATTGGATGGGCATCTGTTTGCAAACCATGTCGGTGCCTGTTCAAGGGCTAGGATTAAAGACGCCCTAAATGCGCTATGCTTGCAGGAACACGACAAACTGCTAAGAACATGATTAATAGTATAACCAACAACCGGCTATACAAAATTATCATGCCAATTATGACCAACCTGATAACTCACTAGTATAGTAGTTACTCATATCAATATCAATGTACTATATCATTAACATGTGATTCATTTTTGTCTCATAAAGAGTGTTGGAACTCGTGTTATAGTTGGTGTAAGTCTATATCCTTATCCTTTTCTCTTTCATTCAACAAGGACATAGTTATAAAGATCGGGAATTTAAGCTAGTTAAAATCAGTCGTACTCAAAATGAAATTGCAGATTTTTTAACTAAATTTGCAAGGAGGGAATATTTAACCAATGTCCGGTTTCAGGATATCCCAAATGGTGTAGCAGTTCTAGCTGGATATTGTAATCATGTTCTAAATTAAAAAAAGCTCACTGCTTAAGCGCAAAATGACTAAACATAAATATTTCATTtctcttttaactaaacaaatataTTCATTTAAATTCTTATAACCTATTTATGTCCAAAAGTATAATTCTACACCCGGGCTCAAATGCTCTTGAAAATAAAAAAACCTGAAACTTTTATATGACATATTTTAAGAAATGTTTGTTGTACATGCAAACTTTTATCACGAAATCACATTGGTACAAGTCGTGGCAAAAAACAAAATCAGAGTTACAAAATAAGTTTGAAAGTACCATTTTCGGAGCATCGGTTTTGTTTTTTTACCACGCCTTATGAATTTTTGCATACGCTCCAAATATTTCTTATTTTacacattttcttaatctttttTCCAATTTGCTGTTCACCATGAGTTTTTTTTTTGACATGCACCATGAGCATTTGAGCCAGGGTGTAGAAACTCCACATCTTATTTGTACTTCCGTCCTAAAGGTGCAAAATCACACTCTCGCTTTCCAACACAACTCCCTCGGCAGTATCGCCTAGTGCAGCAGCGGCTCCGTTCCGGCCAGCTTTGCTCGCCGAGCCGGCCATGATGCTGCTGCTCGCGCGCAGCCTTCGCTCCCGCGTCCGGTCCCCCTTCGCCTCCGCCGTTAGCGCCGCGCCCTTCTCATCGGTATCGGCGGCCGCGGCGGAGGCGGAGCGGGCGGTGCGGGACGGGCCCAGGAACGACTGGACCCGCCCCGAGATCCAGGCCATCTACGACTCCCCGCTCCTCGACCTCCTCTTCCACGGGGTACATACTCTCTCACCCCCCCTTTTCCGTCTGCGTTCCGTTCCAAGTTGGTAATGTCCCCGATTTCCTAGTGGTCTCGTGCTCTCGGCTCTAGATTTGCTGCCAAGGTTGCTCCTCAGCGACCTCTCGACTGTGGCGGGTAGACGACCAGCTCCAGTTGGGCTACTTGTGACAGCGTGGCTCGTTTTTGGATTAGTTTGCTAGGAGGAGCTTGGGGAGTGCACCTAGAGGTATTGCCTTTGGGGGAGTGACTCTTTCTGATTGGTAAACCAGGATTATCAAATATTTGTACACAAGTTCCCTTTAATCTTAATATAGATATTGTGCTAGAGGCTGCTAGCATCCGCTGGCCCATGTATTTAACGTACACATCCATGTCCAGCTAACACCACTTGGAATTATTAGTTAAATAGTGTTAATCTGCCACCGAACATTCTTTAGAGTCAGCATGGTGGAAATTAGCTTCAACCTTTTCACTTTGGAGCATTTTAGAAGTGGGAATTCCCCATCATTGACAGTGGTGTCAAGTTGAGTGGGATTTCATACTTGATGTCCAATATTAGCACAGGAGATATTCTTGGTCATGATTGCTGAACAGTTAAAAGTTGTGATTGACGCAAAGCACATTACTAAGTAGCATTGATAAAGTTTTTTGGGGCCTTGTAAATGGTTTGGTGTTGCCAGTGGTAGGTAACAACTTTCTCTCATTATCTAACAGTGTCAGAATTTGACAGCTTAATTCCCAGAGAAGATTTTAAATCGAATATTGCATAATGTCTTTCTGTGAAATTTTGTCATAAGGACATTTAGGGAGTATAATCTGGAAATTTGCATCAAGGATTTTACATTCAGAGTATTTGGATGTGTGGGATTCAAGACTATCAAAAGTATCTCCTTTAGGAGTATTTATATGGTGGGAATGGGTTTGTGAGGTACTGAAGGTCATATGCTATGTACttggaaaatatttttcataaatcctcAGCTGTCCACTATTTGATAGTAGATGGAAGTCAGTAACAAATTTAGCATGAATAATGCACAAGTCAAGGTGTTAGGTAATAACAACACTATTTATTTCATGTAATCTGTAATGGTTCTGATCAACAGGTGCATCCCAGCTTGTAAGCATTGTCTGCACAACATGAATTGGTACGCTTGGTGTCTCTGTGTTGATTATGATGCAGTTTGGTTTGTGTCCTGAGTTGCGTGCCTGGTAAAAAGTAGTGCCTGGAAGTAGCCTGGCGTGGAGCTACTTTCTGCCTGATCAGGCATGCCTGAATATGAAACGTTTGGTTGGAGGCCACGAGCCTGGGCCTGAGAGAACACGTGAAAGACAAAAATGGTGTAGTAGTTCATAATACAAAACGTCATATCATTTGCTAATTCAAGGGTTATGGTGTCCCAGGCCGCTCTTGCTCTCACCAGGTGCGAGCAAAGGGATGCCTGGCCCAGGCTAACTAAGCTGCCGGGGCGCCAACCCAGGCTAACCAAGATAAAGTTGCATCCAAGCCAGGCCAGTTTATACTTGTCCAGGACAGCAAACAAACATTCACCAGGCACATCTCAGGCAGGCTCCAGGCCAGGCAATCTTTTGCCAGGACTCCAACCAAACTGCCCCTATATGTAGTTATGTACAGAAGAGACATACAGGATGATCATTCCACTAATTAATTGTTCTATTCAGCACATTCATCACATTTTCCTGTAGTGTCATTTCATCCTAAGGAGGACTTATTAACTGTGTTCCTTTGGAGTCGAACATCCTTTGTTAATCTGCCACCGAACATTCTTTGGAGTCGGCATGGTGGAACTTAGCTTCAACCTTTTCACTTTGGAGCATTTTAGTAGCGGAGATTCCCAATCATCGACAGTGGTATCAAGTTGAGTGAGATTTCATACTTGATGTCCGATATTAGCACAGGAGATATTCTTGGTCATGATTGCTGAACAGTTAAATGTGGTGATTGACACAAAGCACATTACTAAGTAGCATTGATAAAGTTTTATGGGGCCTTGTAAAGGGTTTGATGTTGCCAGTGGTAGGTGACAACTTTCTTTTATTGTCTAACAGTGTCAGAATTTTACAGCTTGATTCCCAGAGAAGATTTTAAATCGAATATTGCATAATGTCTTTCTTTGAAATTTTGTCATAAGGATAGTTGTGTCTTCCAGGAAATTATATCTTCTCGTTGGCGTGTTCATATGGATTTTAGATGTAGCGTTCGTGTTGATAATTTTGTCATAAGGGTAATCTATTTATTTACTTTGTAAGCTGTATTCTGTACTCAAGGACATTTAGGGAGTATAATCTGGAAATCTGCATCAAGGATTTGACATTCAGAGTATTGGATGTGTGGGATTCAAGACTATCAAAAGTATCACCTTTAGGAGTATTTATATGGTGGGAATGGGTTTATGAGGTACCGAAGGTCATATGCTGTGTACTTGGAAATATTTTCATAAATCCTCAGTTGTCCACCATTTGATAGTAGATGGAAGCCCGTAAAAAATTTAGCATGAATAATGCACAAGTCAAGGTGGGTAATAACAACACTATTTATTTGATGTAAATCTGTAATGGTTCTGATCAACATGGTGCGTCCCAGCTTGTAAGCATTGTTTGCACCACATGAATTGGTAAGCTTGGTGCCTCTGTGTTGATTATATGTAGTTATGTACAAAAAAACACACACACAGGATGATCATTCGACTAATTCATTGTTCTGTTCAGCACATTCACCACATTTTCCTGTAGTGTCATTTCATCCTAAAGAGGACTTTTAAACTTTGTTCCTTGTAAAAAGGAAAAACAGATCTTACTTACCTTGTCTTCAAATTTAACCAGATAATACTGTCATCTTTTGTAGGCTCAAGTCCATAGGAATGTCCATAAATTTAGAGAAGTGCAACAATGCACACTTCTTTCAATAAAGACTGGTGGGTGCAGCGAAGATTGTTCATACTGCCCACAGTCTTCAAGATACAGTACCGGATTGAAGGCTGAAAAATTAATGAAGAAAGATGCCGTCctagaagcagctaaaaaggtacTGTAACGATTTCCTTGGGGTGGGAGGTGCGGTgcgcgcgcgtgtgtgtgtgtggggggggggggggggagacttcGGTGTATGGTTCATTGAAACATTGGCTGGCCCACATAGATTCGTATTCGTCATGTTCCTTCTTCTGCCCTATTACCTCTTAGGCAAAGGAGGCTGGGAGCACCCGATTTTGCATGGGAGCCGCATGGAGAGAGACAATTGGCAGGAAAACAAACTTCAACCAGATTCTTGAATATGTCAAGGACATAAGGTACTTATCGAAAAAGCTAACATGGTAGAATTAGTGTGTATAACATATTTGATCACAATGCATAGCATTTGAGGAAATATTAGGAAAATGCATTTTTCTTTATCATATATCTATTTTTAATATGTTGGTAGTATGCATTGGATAAATATCTGTGCAGAGGTATGGGCATGGAGGTCTGTTGCACCCtgggcatgctagagaaacagcaAGCTGAAGAACTCAAGAAGGCTGGACTTACAGCTTATAATCATAACCTAGATACATCAAGAGAATATTACCCGAACATTATTTCTACAAGATCGTATGATGATAGATTACAGACTCTTCAGCATGTCCGTGAAGCTGGAATAAGCGTCTGCTCAGGTTATTGTGCTTAAATCACTGATAATTCTAACTTCCATTGTTATATATGTGTCTTTTCTTCTATATTaaagaaataacttgatatacCGTTTTCCTGTTTGCAGGTGGAATTATTGGTCTTGGAGAGGCGGAGGAAGACCGTGTAGGGCTGTTGCATACACTGGCCACTTTGCCAACACACCCAGAGAGTGTTCCTATCAATGCATTGATTGCTGTCAAAGGCACGCCTCTTCAGGATCAGAAGGTATGTTACTGTTGATTATTTTCTGTAGGTTAAGATGTCGAAAGCTATTGTAAAACAGGCTTGGATAACCTCAATTGTCAATTGGGTACAATGTACAGAACATAACGAGCTTCACGCGAAGATTATATGCTGACTTATTTGTAATAATTGCTTTTGCTAACTAATGCACAATACCAGCCTGTAGAGATATGGGAAATGATCCGCATGATTGCCAGCGCTCGGATTGTGATGCCAAAGGCAATGGTGAGACTTTCGGCAGGGCGAGTACGGTTCTCCATGCCAGAGCAAGCTCTCTGCTTTCTTGCTGGGGCCAACTCGATCTTCGCCGGTGAAAAGCTCCTGACAACTGCAAACAACGACTTTGATGCGGACCAGGCAATGTTCAAGATCCTTGGCCTGATTCCCAAGGCACCGAACTTTGGCGATGAGGAGGCCACCGTGGCATCATCCACGGAGAGATGTGAGCAAGCCGCTTCGATGTAAAATGTTGGTATAGATTCTCGAGACCACATCCGGTGCAAAACTGGCACCATTATCTCCAGCTAGAGCTTTGTACTGTAGGGATCATGatattttgtactccctccgttcctaaatataagtcttttaagcgatttcattaaGAGACTACAtccaaagcaaaatgagtgaatctacactctaaagcatgtctatatacatccgtatgtagtcctctagtgcaatctctaaaaagacttatattatggaacggagggagtagtaacttCAGATACATCGAAATAAAATAGGAGGGAGTAGTAACTTCAGATACATCGAAATAAAATAGGGGGTTCTCTGCATGGCGTTCCTGGGATGCGGTCATGCGATGTTATTTTCATTCAGCCAGGCTGCTGACATGTAATCTGACGGCACGGCACACCTAGAAGAGGAAATAGTTCAGGTTACAGACCTTGTAACACAAGGAAAatgtagagaaaaagaagaatacaGAGAAACCATCATAGGGGTGGATTATCAGTCAAGATCTGTGTCTAACTCATTTTCTCCAAGCATTTCCACTATTGAGAGGTACATGCAGAGAGTTGGTGGTCTTGCTTGATCATCGACAAACTTGGATCTTCGTGTTGAGCGATGTCCTGAAAAACTCGACGGTTAGCTGTGGCCGTGCTTCCCTTGTCCAGAGCCGTTCTTGAAGCTCCTCACCTTGAGGCCTCGCAGCTACTCTGCGTTGGCGCCGTTCTTGAAGCTCCTCACCTTGAGGCCTCGCAGGTACTCTGCGTTGGCGCGTTGCTCCGCGGGTGGGCTACCGAAGCGTAGCATATCTACGTTCCCAGGTAAATCTTGAAAAGGTGACTGATGAACTGCGAACCGTTGTCGGTAATGATGCGAttggggacgccgaagcggctcacgagacccttgatgaacttgacggtcgACCTTGCggggatggtgcgcacgggctcctcctccgcccacttggtgaatttgttgatggcgacgtagaggtagcggaagccGCCCGCGGGAAGGGCCCCGGTATATCCAACCCTTTGCGTTCTTGAAGCTCCTCACCTTGAGGCCTCGCAGGTACTCTGCGTTGGCGCGTTGCTCCGCGGGTGGGCTACCGAAGCGTGGCATATCTGTGTTTCCAGGTAAATCTTGAAGAGGTGACTGATGAACTGCAAACCGTTGTCGGtaatgatgcggttggggacgccgaagcggctcacgagacccttgatgaacttgacggtcgACCTTGCggggatggtgcgcacgggctcctcctccgcccacttggtgaatttgttgatggcgatgtagaggtagcggaagCCGCCCGCGGGAAGGGCCCTAGTatatccagcccccagaccgcaaagggcTAGGAGAGCGGAATGGTCTAGAGGCCCTGCgcgggctggtggatctgcttggcgtgaaactggcaggcctcgcaagaccGGACCAGCTCGGTGGCGTCGTCCAACGCTGTATGCCAGTAGAAATCTGACCGGAACGCCTTACCTGCGAGCGTGCGCGAGGAAGAGTGGTGCCGGCAGTCTCCTTCATGGATGTCGACTAGCAGTTCGTGTCCTTGCTCCCTGAAAATGCACCGCAGCGCGACATCGTTCGGGCGCCTGCGGTACAAGTCGCCGTCTTGTAAGCAATAGGTTGAGGCTTGTCATGCTACGCGCTCCACGTCTTCCTCCTTTTCCGGCAATGCGTCGTGGAGTAGGTATGCCCTGAGTTCCCGCATCCAGTCATCGGTCTGTGCCTCCATAGccaggagcagtcgagccccTAAGGCTTGGCCGCAGTCCAGAGCCCCCGAAGGCGGTGCTGGGGGAGCTCCTCTTCCCGGGGTGCCGGGCCCTCAGTTGACGGCGtcgcggaaggcttgaagagtcgctccttGAAGACGCCTGGCTCCTGCGGCTCGCGATGCGAAGCTCTTTTAGCAACGCCGTCCGCCTCCTTGTTCTCGCCACGCGGGACGTGCTGCAGCTCCAGgcctgtgacaacccgatgccgacgcccagaagattcccctttatttccgtttccgtcgtgtgattagatttattcgttgcatcgtcatgtagtttgcatcatcgcatcatgcatggcatcatgtgaactgtgttatttgtcggtgttgcttgtgagtgctttgtgagtgtggcgttgttcattggcgtgacgagagtgggtgcaacagagccgcttcaaaccctgttgcaccgaggacgtaaaccttctctcctctcttattctaTTTTTGTGGTGGCGTAAAGGATTTCAGTCATTAAGCCCCCGTCTaaaaattcgtcttcttttaaactgtctttttattaaatgtgggggcaacccctctgGGTTTCGTTATTTTACCTTTGTTTATTTTTTAAAACAAGAGACCCATTTCTTTTAAGGggtttggttttattcttttgcaagaaaaggggttatttttattttcttgttaaaagagttttattttaattcttttaaaaagggtattgttttttttaattcttttaaaaagggttttgattttttaattcttttaaaaggggtttttattttaattctttaaaaaggttttattttattcgtttttaaaagatgcccaaaactatttcttatagtggggTATGTTTTTAAGTAGTTAAAAGACAttttctttattttaattttttctgttaaaaccttttcttgtgagtttctattttttttaaaaggaaaaaagtaaagttttaaaaaaaacccaaatgggggaggagccagcccaggccagccggcccaaggcccagcctcCCCTCCCTGACCTAGCCCGCTTCCCCCGTGCGCCCTCGCCTCCTCCCTCGTCCTCCCCCTCGCGCGAGCCCTCGCCtcgcccctcctgccgccgcctccgTCTTCCCCTCGTCCCAGCGCCACCTCCCGGCCCGTCCTCGGCAGCGCCGCCGGAAGCCGTGGCCTCGCCGGCCTCCCTTCCGCGTCACCTCGCCCTTCGCCCCTGCGCCCGGTGCCCCGCGccgtgccgcgcgccgccctcctccttgCCGCGGCTCCCGTCGCCGCTTTGCCCGCTTCGTTCCCCGCGCGCCTCCATGCCCTAGGTCGCCGCCGGTCATCCTCGCCATGGCTGCCGCCTTCCGCGTCGTCCCCGAGCTCGCCGTGTTGCCGCCTCGCCCGCCGGTGCCTTGCCCGCCGCCTGTTGTGCCCCACGCCTTGCCGATCTCGTCTCGCTGCGCCGCGCCCACCTCCAGCCGCCTGCTCGCCGGTTGCCCCTGCCTCGCAGCACCTCGCCCCCCAGCCCCGTCGCCCGAGCAGCTCCGCCCCGCCTGCGCCGTGGCCTGCTGCCGCCCGTCGCAGGAGATGCacctcgccggcctcctcctcccgagccgcgCCTCCCCGTCGCCGTGCTCCCCTCCCGAGGTCCCTGTGTTGCTGCGCTGGTGCCGAACATGTAGTCTGCGCGCGTTGCTGCTGCCCTGCTTGCCTGCAGTCGCCGGTGctgcttgctgttgctgctgtgtgCTGTAGCTAGTTGCTGTTGCCGTTCTGTTCCTCTTGCTATAGGCTGCTGTAGATTGATGATGCGTGCTTGCTTGCTGTCGAGCTGTGCTGTTGCCGAATCTGGCTGCTGCCTGCCGCTGCCAAATTAGCTGCTAGCTAGTTGGTTGTGTTACGTGGCTTGCTGAATGTTGCTAGGCCGCCGTCAGCTAGTTGCTGCTGTTTGCCTGCTGCCTGCCTTGCTGCTGCCAGCTTGCCTGCTACCGTTGTGTGCCGATGCTAGTAGCTGCCTGATGTGTTGTGGTTGCCTGCCGTAGCTTGCCGtcaattgttagttgcttgcttgCCCTACTTGCCGTGTCgcttgcttgtgctgccgcttgccgtcgccgcgtgcaccattccCGCCTGCCGTGTGTCGACGACGAGCTCGCCGAGTACCACGTcgccctcgacgacccccggaaacgagttcgacttcctcgacgtcgccgaagacccgtgatcgactaccgacgcgaagaccgtgcaccgacgacaagagaacgactaccgtcgacgagaccgtgtaccactacttcaactacaatCTTGtcttgcatgttcttgtgtcgtagctccgttctaagtccgacgtgctgtcgactaggttgtcatgtaggttcgtcgcttcacccttgccatgttaaacaacattaactttgccgtgtaaataatcgagagtgaattaaataattaatcgtggagtttcgtcgatatgtaacccgttgcatatcgagcttcacttaaagtgtagtgtttgcgtgaggtgaattgccatgccatcccgtgcAATGATGATCTGGTCATGCATCATGGTAggttttgcatcatgttgtgcatcgcgtggtgaatatctgtgttgatgcttgtttccggtttgctccgtctcgatagagttccgcaagcgtgtcagaatgtgaggactcgttcgactacgttggttcgccgacctctcggagttgttcttcttccaagcgggatctcaggcaagatgatcatttccccagataccattactatcattgccatgctagttatttcgatgctatcgattatgtctcgttgcctaccacttgttaaatatcagcctcttaacaatgccataattaccttcaacctgttcgacctagcaatccactgattggctatgttactgcttgcttaaccctgttgatagcgttgctagttgcaggtgcagttgcttccatgtgaaagcatgggttccttgttatatcaccatatttaatgttatttaatttaatgcacctatatacttggtaaaaggtggaaggctcgacctttctagcctggtgttttgttccacctttgcccccttagtttccggctactggtgttatgttccataaatgagcgctcctaacacgatcggggttgttatggggacccccttgataattcgttttagattaaagctggtctggcagggcccaactttggtactacatttgcctaataactaatgaactgcatagggagtaattaacccgaggaaatttaatcaacccccgggccagtgctcctcatgagtgttggtccaaaacagagcagcttattaacgctacccggggcaactcgacgtttggcgtggtaaccatcgctcatccgtcgtgtcctgagaacgaggtacgcgactcctatcgggatcgtcgacacgtcgggcggccttgctggattagttttacctttgatggaatatcttgtgcatcgggattccggtgatgctttgggtaatctcagagttgaggttttccactagggaatccgacgagatcgcgagcttcatgattgaggatttctatgcggcttgtggtaatttgtgatggactagttggagcacccctgcagggttaaatcttttcggaaagacgtgcccgcggttatgtggctacgtggaaactttgtttaacactggttctagataacttgaagttaacttaattaaaatatgccaactgtgtgcgtaaccgtgactgtctctttcgtgagttccttctccgatcgaggacacggtggggttatgcctgacgtaggtaggtgttcaggatcattcatttgatcatcagtagttcacgtccgttatgcgtagatcttccccctcttttttcttgtactcgtaagttagccaccaaatatatgcttagccgctgctgcaacctcaccacttaaccatgcctcacccattaagctttgctagtcttgatacctttgtaaatgagattgctgagccccctgtggctcacagattactacaacactagttgcaggtacaggtaaaggttacttgacgcgagcgcgttgattgttcattgggagctgct harbors:
- the LOC123410372 gene encoding biotin synthase, mitochondrial, with the translated sequence MMLLLARSLRSRVRSPFASAVSAAPFSSVSAAAAEAERAVRDGPRNDWTRPEIQAIYDSPLLDLLFHGAQVHRNVHKFREVQQCTLLSIKTGGCSEDCSYCPQSSRYSTGLKAEKLMKKDAVLEAAKKAKEAGSTRFCMGAAWRETIGRKTNFNQILEYVKDIRGMGMEVCCTLGMLEKQQAEELKKAGLTAYNHNLDTSREYYPNIISTRSYDDRLQTLQHVREAGISVCSGGIIGLGEAEEDRVGLLHTLATLPTHPESVPINALIAVKGTPLQDQKPVEIWEMIRMIASARIVMPKAMVRLSAGRVRFSMPEQALCFLAGANSIFAGEKLLTTANNDFDADQAMFKILGLIPKAPNFGDEEATVASSTERCEQAASM